TCAGACGATCCATTGCGACCGAGCCGCATGTCCAAGCAAAAGTCCTTTTTCCGGGTGTTCACCGAAAGCGGCCCGCTGATCGTGCTGGCGGTTGCGATCGCGCTTCTGGTCGGGATCGCCGGACCGGCGTCGGCGCAGTTTTTCAATTTCGGCGGACCGCCCCGGCCGGCGGCGCCGCGCAGCGGCGGCGGCTGGTTCGGCGGCGACCTGTTTGCGCCATTCCAGCAGCAGGCGCCGAAGCGGGTCGAGAACTATTCCAGGGCGCCGCCGCCGGACAAGCGCGACCCCACCATCATCCCGGAACGCAACGTGCTGGTGCTCGGCGACGCCATGGCGGACTGGCTCGCTTACGGCCTCGAGGACGCCTATTCCGAACAGCCGGACATGGGCGTGATCCGCAAGCACAAGACCGTCTCCGGCCTGATCAAATATCAGCCCAAGGGCGAGCCTTCCGACTGGGCCGCCGCGGCAAGAGGCATTCTCGCCAACGAGAAGCCGGACGCCATCGTCGTCATGCTCGGGCTCAACGACCGCGTCGCGATCCGCGAACCGGCGGCCGACAAGTCCGAGAAGAAGGGCGACAAGAAGGACACCCGCGCCAAGACAGACGCCAAGCCTGGCGACACGAAGCCCGCGGCGAAGCCGGATGACGCGGCCGATGCCGCGAAGCACGACGGCAAGCCGGCCGACGCTGAAGCCGATGACGCCGCCGACAATGATGTGCCGTCGATCATCGCGCCGGAGAAAAGCACGCGCGCCGCAAACGGCCTGTATGAGTTTCGCGACGAGCGCTGGGTCGAGGTCTACGCCAAGAAGATCGAAGAGATGATCGGCGTCCTGAAATCCAAGGGCGTGCCGGTATTGTGGGTCGGTCTTCCGATCGTGCGCGGTCCGAAGGCGACCTCCGACATGCTGTTCCTGAATTCGCTGTATCGCGACGGCGCCGGCAAGGCCGGCATCACCTATGTCGACGTCTGGGACGGTTTCGTCGACGAGGCCGGCCGCTTCCTGCAGCAAGGTCCCGACTTCGAAGGTCAGATCCGCCGCCTGCGCTCCTATGACGGCGTGTATTTCACCAAGCCCGGCGCGCGCAAGCTTGCGCATTATGTCGAGCGCGAGATCACGCGGCTGATGGCGTCGCGTTCGGCGCCGATCACGCTGCCGACCGAGCCGGCGACGCCCGACGCCAACGCGCTGCCCGGTCAGCCGGCGCCGCGGCCGCTGGCGGGACCGATCCTGCCGCTGGTGGCTTCCTCCGTCGGCACCGATCAATTGCTCGGCGGCCCGGGCTCGCGACCGGCTGCGGTCGATGCGCTGGCGGCGCGAACCCTGGTCAAGGGCGAGCCGCTGGCGCCGCCCGCCGGTCGCGCCGATGATTTCGTCTGGCCGCGCCGCGAGGTCGGACGCGAACAGTCCAAGGGCGAAACGCCGGTGGCGTCCACGGCGCCGGACGGCGCAGTTGCGGTTCCGGGCGCCCCGCCGAAGCTAGCGCCAGCCAAGAAGCTGGTCCGCCCGGCGCAACCGGCGGCCGCGCCGTCATTGGGCAACTTCTTCGGCTTCGGCGCCTCGCCACGGCCGGCACCGCCTCCGCCCCCGCGGGCTCCCGCCACCGCGCCGCGCCCGCCGGGCAACGTCGGGCGGTCGGCATCGGCGCCGGGCGTGTTCGCACGTTAGCCGTCAATGCCGCCATTCCGGGGCGCATCGAAGATGCGAACCCGGAATCTTGTGCTGATAACTTCCGGATTCCGAGTCCACGCTGCGCGTGTCCCGGAATGACGTCCGGCTGCTACAGAATGAGCCCGCCGTCGACGATCAGCGTTTGCCCGACGATGTAGGACGACAGCGGCGAGGCCAGAAACAATGCGGCGCCCGCCATGTCGGCCGGCGTGCCCAGCCGCTTCAGCGGTATCCGCTCGATCGCGCCTTCCAGCCGCTTCGGGTTTGCCGTCGTCACCTTGGTCATCTTGGTGTCGACGAGGCCGGGCGCGATGCCGTTGACGCGAATGCCGTCCTCGGCCCAGGCCTGCCCGAGCGTCCGGGTCAGCCCGACGGCACCGGTCTTCGAGGCGTTGTAGGCCGGATTGCCCTTGGTCGAGTGATAGGCGGCGGTCGAGCTGACGATGATCAGCGAGCCCTTGCTCGCGCTCAGCATGTCGTGGAATTTGCCGGCGCAGGCCATCAGGCTGATCAGATTGACCTCGAGCACCTTGCGAAATCCGTTCATCTCGAATTCGCCGCGGCGGTAGATCACCGCGCCCTGCGCCAGCACCAGCACGTCGAGCCGGTCGAATGACGGCCTGAAATTCTCGATTGCCCCGGGATCGCTGACGTCGAGTTGCGCGTAGCCGAGGCCATCGAGATCAGATCCCTCGGCGAGCAAGTAATCCGACGCGGCGGCGCGGGTGCCGCAGACATGCACGCGCGCGCCTTTGGCGCGGAACGCCTGCGCGATGCCGTTGCCGATGCCGCTGGAGCCGCCGACCACGAGAACCTGCCTGCCGCCGAAATCCAGTTCGCTCATCGCAGCCCCTCCCGTTCTTTTTTTGCTTGGTTTGACCTCTCTGGGGATCGGTGCCAGCCTTGTCAATCCTGCGGGCCGCACGGCCGCATCCTCAGCGAGCATTCCCGATGTCCGATTTCAAGAGGCTCAGCCGCTCGGTCAAAGGCTTGACCGTTCTCGTCACCGGCGCGGCCAGCGGCATGGGCCGCGCCACCGCGCGGGTGTTCGCGGCCGAGGGCGCCAACGTCGCGGTGACGGATTATTCGGCCGAAGGCGCCAAGGTCGTTGCCGATGCGATCGTGGCGAGCGGCGGCAACGCCAGAGCCTGGACGCTCGACGTCGCCAACGCCGACGCCATCAAGACCGTCGTCGGCGCCGTCGCCGCGCATTTCGGCGGGCTCGATATCGTCGTCAACAATGCCGGCATTTCGGTGCGGGTGGCGATCGACGACGATGGCTACGACGAAGCCTGGGCGAAGGGACTTGCCGTGATGCTGACCGCGCACCAGCGCATCATCCGCGCCGCGCTGCCGCATTTGCGCCGATCGAAATCGCCGCGGATCGTCAACATCGCCTCCACCGAGGCGCTCGGCGCCACCGCCTTGCACAGCCCCTATTCGGCGGCCAAGGCCGGCGTCGTCGGGCTGACCCGTTCGCTCGCGGTAGAACTCGGCCGCGACGGCATTACCGTGAATTGCATCTGCCCGGGCCCGGTCAGGACCGCCATAACGGAGCGAATTTCGGAGGAGCACAAGGCGATCTATGCGAGACGCCGGACCGCGCTCAACCGCTACGGCGATCCCGAGGAAGTCGCGCACATGACGCTGAGCCTGTGCCTGCCGGCAGCCTCGTTCCTGACCGGCGCGGTCATCCCGGTGGACGGCGGCCTGATGGCCCGCAACGCCTGACGGCGGGCATGCGCCGGGCGCCGTTGACACGGCAGGGTCAGGGAGTAGTTTTTTCTCCAAGCAGGGTGGAGCAACCGCCCGGTCCGATCAGGAGAAACGCCCATGACGGTCACGATCCGGCAACTTCATCCGCATTTTTTCGGCGAGGTTTCCGGCGTCGATCTGCGAAAGCCCCTGACGCCGCAGCAGGCCAGGGACATCGAGGCCGGCATGGACAAATACGCCGTGCTGCTGTTCCGAAATCAGGACATCACCGACGAGCAGCAACTGGCGTTCGCGCTGAATTTCGGCGAGCGCGAGAATGCGCGCGGCGGCACCGTGACGAAGAAGGAAGACTACCGGCTGACGTCCGGACTGAACGACGTCTCCAACCTCGGCAAGGACGGCAAGCCGCTGCCGAAGGATCACCGCACCCATCTGTTCAATCTCGGCAACTGCCTGTGGCATTCCGACAGCTCGTTCCGCCCGATCCCGGCGAAATTCTCGCTGCTGTCGGCGCGGGTGGTGAACCCGAAGGGCGGCAACACCGAATTCGCCGACATGCGCGCGGCCTATGACGCGCTCGACGACGACACCAAGGCCGAGATCGGGGACATGATCTGCGAACACTCGCTGATGTATTCGCGCGGATCGCTGGGCTTCCTCGACTACACCGAGGAAGAGAAGCAGATGTTCAAGCCGGTGCTGCAGCGCTTGGTGCGTACCCATCCGGTGCATGGCCGCAAATCGCTGTACCTGTCGTCGCATGCCGGCGCGATTCTCGGCATGAGCGTGCCGGAGGCGCGGCTGTTGCTGCGCGACCTCACCGAGCACGCCACGCAACCGGAATTCGTCTACGTCCACAAATGGACGCTGCACGATCTCATCATGTGGGACAACCGCCAGACCCTGCACCGGGTGCGCCGCTACGACCAGTCACAGCCGCGCGACATGCGCCGCGCCACGGTGGCCGGCACCGAGCCCACGGTCGCACAGCAGGCGGCGGAATGAATATTTCGTCGTCCCTGCGAACGCAGGGACCCATACGCCGTGTCCTCACATATTGAAGCAACTGCTCGTCGATTGGCGATGGGCCACCATCGCGCTCAATCGTATCCATTTGGGATTATGGGTCCCCGCGTCCGCGGGGACGACACTGTGGTTGTGTCTCGCGTCGGTGCGGAATACCGCCTACGCATGCCCGGCTTCGTTGGACAGCATGCCCGGATCGATGCCGATCTTGCGCAGCGCGCGCAGGTATTTTTCCTCGACATCGCCGCCGAAGATCAGGTCCGGATCGGCGTCGCAGTGCAGCCAGCCATTGTCCTGGATTTCGGTTTCCAGCTGTCCCGGCGCCCAGCCGGCATAGCCGAGCGCGAGGATCGCGTGTTTCGGCCCGGCGCCCTTGGCGATCGCCTTGAGAATATCCACGGTCGCGGTCAAGCAAATGCCTTCGTCGATCTTCAGCGTCGCATCCTGGATGAAGAAATCGCTCGAATGCAGCACGAAGCCGCGGCCGGTCTCGACCGGGCCGCCTTTCAGCACCTTCATGCTCTCGGCGTTTTCCGGCAGCTTGATCTGGTCGGCCTTCTGGATGATGTCGAGCTGCACCAGCAGTTCGGGAAAGTCGATGCTGCCGGCCGGGCGATTGACGATGATGCCCATGGCACCTTCGGAGGAATGCGCGCAGAGATAGATCACCGAACGCTCGAAGCGAGGATCGCCCATCACCGGCATCGCGATCAGGAGCTGGCCGTCGAGATAGCCGCGATGATCCGAATCGTCGCTACGGCCGGCGGCGGTGTGGCTGGTCATCCTCGGTGTTTTGCCTTCAGGGCCCATCAGCAAGGACTCTCGTGTCGGTACATATCCTGATATTGGGTGCCGGTTCTGTCAATCAAGCTCGACGCCGGATTTCGCTCAGATCACAAGCAATTCAATAGTTTGCCGCCTCGGCTGCCTGTAAAGACGTCTCATGATCGTCATAGTTCCCCTGCGGGCCGCGCTCGGCCTGGTTGCCACAATGTTGATGTCGTCGCTGGCGATCGAGGCCTGCGCCCAGGATTCCTCGCCGTGGCAGCGGGATGATCATTCCGCGGTGCGGCTGCTGGCGGGATCGCGCAGCGGCGGGGTGCTGCTCGGCGGTATCGCCTTCCAGCTCCAGCCGGGCTGGAAGACCTACTGGCGCACCCCGGGCGATTCCGGGGTACCCCCGCGCTTCGATTTCTCGAAATCGGAGAATGTCGAAGCCGTGACCGTTCTGTGGCCGGCCCCGATGAAGTTCGACGACGGCGCCGGCGGCACCTCGCTGGGCTACAAGACCCAGATCGTGCTGCCGCTGCGGATCGTCGCCAAGAACGCCGACAAGCCGGTGACCCTGCGCGCCGAGATCAGCTACGCGGTCTGCGAGAAGCTCTGCATTCCGGTCGAAGCCAGGACCGAACTCGCCTTCACCAGTGTGGCGAGCACCGAGGACAGCGCGCTGTTCGCAGCCCTGGATACCGTGCCCAAGCCCGCCAATGTCGGCGATTCCAACCCGCTGACCATCCGCGACGTCAGGCGCGACGGCAAATCCAGCGTGCTGGTCGACGTGGTGGCACCCGACGCCCGCGAAGTCAGCTTGTTCGTCGAAGGGCCGACGCCGGACTGGGCGCTGCCGGTTCCGAAGCTGCTCGAAGGCGGCCCTCCCGGGGTCAAGCGGTTCGGCTTCGAACTCGACGGCCTGCCGCCGGGCGCCAAGCCGGAGGGCGCCGCCCTCAAACTGACCCTGGTCGGCGGCGACCGCGCCTACGAATTCAACGTCAATTTGAACTAGCTCGGTGCCGTCCCGGTGAACGCCGGGAGACCGAATCTTAACGAATAGTTGATAGGTCCGCATCACCGCCGCGCCCGACGCGGCTTCAGGGATTTGTCGCCTTGGCCGTGATGGACACTCAATCCGCATCAGCTTCGCCTGCAGGCGCGATCGCGCGGCTGCGGAGCATGCTTGCCGGCTTTCTCGGCGGCTCCAACGACGCTTCCGTGACCAGGCGGCTCGCCGGCACGGTATTCATCATCCGCGTCGTCAGCGCCGCCATGGCCTATCTTTCGCAGATCCTGCTGGCGCGCTGGATGGGCGGCTCGGATTACGGCGTCTATGTCTATGTCTGGACCTGGGTGCTGCTGCTCGGCAGCATGATGGATTTCGGCATCTCGGCGTCGGCGCAAAAGATCATTCCGGAGTACCGCGCCGGCGGCGACGACGCGCTGCTGCGCGGCTTCCTGTTCGGCAGCCGCTGGATGACCTTTGCCGTTTCCACCGTGGTCTCGGCGCTGCTGGCAGGCGTCGTGAAGCTGCTGTCGCCGTGGATCGACGCCCACGCGGTGGTGCCGCTTTACATCGGCTGCCTGACGCTGCCGGCTTTCGTCGTCGCCAATACCCAGGACGGCATCGCGCGCTCGCATGACTGGATGCGGCTCGGACTGATGCCGCAGTTCATCATCCGGCAGTCGCTGATCATCGGCCTCACCGCGGGCGCGTTCGCGCTCGGCTTCAACCTCGGCGCCACCGCCGCGATGCTCGCCAGCGCCGCCGCGGTCTGGATCGCCATGATCGGGCAGATGATCGTGCTGAACCGCCGGCTCGACGGCGAGGTCAAGCCCGGCGTCAAGGCCTACGATTTCCGCGGCTGGCTCGCGATCTCGCTGCCGATCCTGCTGGTGGAGAGCTTCTACCTGCTGTTGTCCTACACCGACGTGCTGGTGCTGCAGCAATTCCGCTCGTCGGAAGAGGTCGGCGTCTATTTCGCCGTGGTGAAGACGCTGGCGCTGGTGTCCTTCATTCACTATGCGATGGCGGCGACCACGGCGCACCGTTTCGCCGAGTATCACGCGCTCGGCGACAAGGCGCGGCTGGCGGCCTATGTCGCCTATGCGATCCAATGGACGTTCTGGCCGTCGCTGGCCGCCACCATCCTGCTGCTGGCATTCGGCAAACCGCTGTTGTGGCTGTTCGGACCGCAATTCGTCGTCGGCTACGACATCATGTTCGTCGCGGCCATTGGCCTCGTGGCGCGCTCCGCGATCGGCCCGGTCGAGCGGCTGCTCAACATGCTCGGCCATCAGCTGATCTGCGCGCTGGCCTATGCGCTGGCGTTCGCGATGAACGTGGTGCTCTGCGTCGCGCTGGTGCCGCGGTTCGGCGGCCACGGCGCCGCCGCGGCGACCTCGGTCTCGCTTATCTTCGAAACCGTGCTGCTGTTCTGGATCGTGCGGAAGCGGCTCGGGCTCCACGTGCTGGCGTTCGGCAAGGGCGCCGACTGACGCGAGGTCGACGCCTCGCTTCCGGGCTTCACGCAGCATCCCCGGCAAGTTGCATCATCGCCGTTTCCGGGATTAGGTTGCCGGCACGCATTGGTGGACGGTCATGGACGAAGCCGATCAAAGGACGTTGAGGTTTCGCTGCCCGCGCGAACTCGATGCGATTTTGCCGCGGCCAATTCCGGCGGTGCACGGCCTGCCCGACTGGTTCAAGCTGCTGCCCCAGAAGGCCTTCAATCCGACCATGGGCGGCGAGGCACTGACCGTCAAGAAATGTCCGCCCTTCATCGACGCCATGACGTCCGGATTCCTGATGCCGTTGCCGATCGACCTCGAGGTGCGGGACGGCGAGTTCAGCTGGAATTTCGAAGTCCCCAAAGGGTTCATCAGCGAGTATCCGCATTCACCGATCGGGTTTCACGATCCGAGCCAGGTCGCCGGCACACCCTACTTCGACGAGGACCGCTTCATCATCAAGTTCAATAACTTCTGGACCATTGAAGCGCCGCCAGGCTACTCGATCCTGTTCACCCATCCGGTCAATCGCGGCGACCTGCCCTTTACGACATTCACCGGCCTGGTCGATTGCGACACCTTCCACGACAGCCCGGTCAATTTTCCGGCGCACTGGCACGATACCGGGTTCAACGGTGTCCTGCCCAAGGGAACGCCGGTTGCGCAATGCCTGCCGGTGAAGCGCGAGAACTGGACCAGCCAGTTCGATATGCTCTCCACCGAGGAAAACGAGCAAATGATCAAGACGC
The sequence above is drawn from the Bradyrhizobium sediminis genome and encodes:
- a CDS encoding SGNH/GDSL hydrolase family protein, producing MSKQKSFFRVFTESGPLIVLAVAIALLVGIAGPASAQFFNFGGPPRPAAPRSGGGWFGGDLFAPFQQQAPKRVENYSRAPPPDKRDPTIIPERNVLVLGDAMADWLAYGLEDAYSEQPDMGVIRKHKTVSGLIKYQPKGEPSDWAAAARGILANEKPDAIVVMLGLNDRVAIREPAADKSEKKGDKKDTRAKTDAKPGDTKPAAKPDDAADAAKHDGKPADAEADDAADNDVPSIIAPEKSTRAANGLYEFRDERWVEVYAKKIEEMIGVLKSKGVPVLWVGLPIVRGPKATSDMLFLNSLYRDGAGKAGITYVDVWDGFVDEAGRFLQQGPDFEGQIRRLRSYDGVYFTKPGARKLAHYVEREITRLMASRSAPITLPTEPATPDANALPGQPAPRPLAGPILPLVASSVGTDQLLGGPGSRPAAVDALAARTLVKGEPLAPPAGRADDFVWPRREVGREQSKGETPVASTAPDGAVAVPGAPPKLAPAKKLVRPAQPAAAPSLGNFFGFGASPRPAPPPPPRAPATAPRPPGNVGRSASAPGVFAR
- a CDS encoding SDR family NAD(P)-dependent oxidoreductase gives rise to the protein MSELDFGGRQVLVVGGSSGIGNGIAQAFRAKGARVHVCGTRAAASDYLLAEGSDLDGLGYAQLDVSDPGAIENFRPSFDRLDVLVLAQGAVIYRRGEFEMNGFRKVLEVNLISLMACAGKFHDMLSASKGSLIIVSSTAAYHSTKGNPAYNASKTGAVGLTRTLGQAWAEDGIRVNGIAPGLVDTKMTKVTTANPKRLEGAIERIPLKRLGTPADMAGAALFLASPLSSYIVGQTLIVDGGLIL
- a CDS encoding SDR family NAD(P)-dependent oxidoreductase, whose product is MSDFKRLSRSVKGLTVLVTGAASGMGRATARVFAAEGANVAVTDYSAEGAKVVADAIVASGGNARAWTLDVANADAIKTVVGAVAAHFGGLDIVVNNAGISVRVAIDDDGYDEAWAKGLAVMLTAHQRIIRAALPHLRRSKSPRIVNIASTEALGATALHSPYSAAKAGVVGLTRSLAVELGRDGITVNCICPGPVRTAITERISEEHKAIYARRRTALNRYGDPEEVAHMTLSLCLPAASFLTGAVIPVDGGLMARNA
- a CDS encoding TauD/TfdA dioxygenase family protein — its product is MTVTIRQLHPHFFGEVSGVDLRKPLTPQQARDIEAGMDKYAVLLFRNQDITDEQQLAFALNFGERENARGGTVTKKEDYRLTSGLNDVSNLGKDGKPLPKDHRTHLFNLGNCLWHSDSSFRPIPAKFSLLSARVVNPKGGNTEFADMRAAYDALDDDTKAEIGDMICEHSLMYSRGSLGFLDYTEEEKQMFKPVLQRLVRTHPVHGRKSLYLSSHAGAILGMSVPEARLLLRDLTEHATQPEFVYVHKWTLHDLIMWDNRQTLHRVRRYDQSQPRDMRRATVAGTEPTVAQQAAE
- a CDS encoding YqgE/AlgH family protein — protein: MGPEGKTPRMTSHTAAGRSDDSDHRGYLDGQLLIAMPVMGDPRFERSVIYLCAHSSEGAMGIIVNRPAGSIDFPELLVQLDIIQKADQIKLPENAESMKVLKGGPVETGRGFVLHSSDFFIQDATLKIDEGICLTATVDILKAIAKGAGPKHAILALGYAGWAPGQLETEIQDNGWLHCDADPDLIFGGDVEEKYLRALRKIGIDPGMLSNEAGHA
- a CDS encoding protein-disulfide reductase DsbD domain-containing protein, with protein sequence MIVIVPLRAALGLVATMLMSSLAIEACAQDSSPWQRDDHSAVRLLAGSRSGGVLLGGIAFQLQPGWKTYWRTPGDSGVPPRFDFSKSENVEAVTVLWPAPMKFDDGAGGTSLGYKTQIVLPLRIVAKNADKPVTLRAEISYAVCEKLCIPVEARTELAFTSVASTEDSALFAALDTVPKPANVGDSNPLTIRDVRRDGKSSVLVDVVAPDAREVSLFVEGPTPDWALPVPKLLEGGPPGVKRFGFELDGLPPGAKPEGAALKLTLVGGDRAYEFNVNLN
- a CDS encoding oligosaccharide flippase family protein; this encodes MAVMDTQSASASPAGAIARLRSMLAGFLGGSNDASVTRRLAGTVFIIRVVSAAMAYLSQILLARWMGGSDYGVYVYVWTWVLLLGSMMDFGISASAQKIIPEYRAGGDDALLRGFLFGSRWMTFAVSTVVSALLAGVVKLLSPWIDAHAVVPLYIGCLTLPAFVVANTQDGIARSHDWMRLGLMPQFIIRQSLIIGLTAGAFALGFNLGATAAMLASAAAVWIAMIGQMIVLNRRLDGEVKPGVKAYDFRGWLAISLPILLVESFYLLLSYTDVLVLQQFRSSEEVGVYFAVVKTLALVSFIHYAMAATTAHRFAEYHALGDKARLAAYVAYAIQWTFWPSLAATILLLAFGKPLLWLFGPQFVVGYDIMFVAAIGLVARSAIGPVERLLNMLGHQLICALAYALAFAMNVVLCVALVPRFGGHGAAAATSVSLIFETVLLFWIVRKRLGLHVLAFGKGAD